The Erythrobacter sp. HL-111 DNA segment TAGCCGCTCACGTCCTCGAACCCTTCCGGCCCCGTCGGCATCCCGTCGAAGTCGCCGCCGATCCCGATCGATTCGATCCCCGCCACCTCGCGGATGTGGTCGATATGGTCGGCCATGTGGGAAATGGTCGTCGCGGGCTCGGGATTGGCGGCGTCCCATTCCTCCATCGCCGCCTCGACCTTGTCGGGCTGGCCCTGGAGGAGGGATTCCTGCCGCGCCTGCTCCGCCTCGCGCTCTGCGAACCACTGGCGACGTTCCTCGTTGAGATAGCCGGGCAGCGCGACCACCATCACGATCCCGCCGTTGTAGGGCAGGCGGCGCAGCACGCTGTCGGGGACGTTGCGCGCGTGGCCGTTGACCGCGCGCGCGCCCGAATGGCTGAAGATCACCGGCGCCCTGGCGACGTCGAGCGCGTCGATCATCGCCTCCTCGCTGACATGGGAGAGGTCGACCAGCATCCCCAGCCGGTTCATCTCGCGCACCACGTCCTTCCCGAAATCGCTGAGCCCGCCGTGCTCCGGCGTGTCGGTGGCGCTGTCGGCCCAGGGCGTGTTCGCGCTGTGGGTCAGCGTCATGTAGCGCACGCCGAGATCGTGCATCTGCCGCAGCACGGCAAGGCTCGATCCGATCGAATGGCCGCCCTCCATCCCCAGGAGCGAGGCGATGCGCCCCTCGCGAAAGGCGTTCTCGACATCGTCGGCGGTGCGGGCGAAGGCCAGCTCGTCGTAGCTTTCGATCAGGCGCTTCGTCACGTCGA contains these protein-coding regions:
- a CDS encoding dipeptidase, producing the protein MQHAARPLLAAVLCACALPAVAQDTRPADPAPRATGPEAERAETEFDPAVETANAALEVAPVFDGHNDVPIQLRARFDNRLAGFDFADTAETGETHPEGRVMQTDLKRLAEGRVGAQFWSVYVPVSLTEPEAVQMTLEQIDVTKRLIESYDELAFARTADDVENAFREGRIASLLGMEGGHSIGSSLAVLRQMHDLGVRYMTLTHSANTPWADSATDTPEHGGLSDFGKDVVREMNRLGMLVDLSHVSEEAMIDALDVARAPVIFSHSGARAVNGHARNVPDSVLRRLPYNGGIVMVVALPGYLNEERRQWFAEREAEQARQESLLQGQPDKVEAAMEEWDAANPEPATTISHMADHIDHIREVAGIESIGIGGDFDGMPTGPEGFEDVSGYPALFAELARRGYSQAELEMIASRNAVRVLREAQRYAASVRDEPPIETLIPPAAQ